AGATCGCCCACCGGACCGTGCTGTCCACGGCGGTGCTCTTCCTGGTCGCCGGGTTCGTGCTCGGGGACGGGGTCCTGGGGTTCATCCCGCTGTCCCAGGGCACCGAGACGGTGCGGCAACTGGCCGAGTTCGCCCTGTTCGCCGTGCTGTTCACCGACGGGATGCGGTTGAACTTCAAGCAGTTGCGGACTCAGTGGCGACTGCCGGGCCGGGCGCTGGGCATCGGGATGCCGATCACCTTCGCGCTGATCGCGCTGCTGGCCCACTACCTCGTGGGACTGAACTGGCTGGAGGCGTTCCTGATCGCGGCCGTGCTCTCGCCCACCGACCCGGTGTTCGCCGCGGCCCTGGTGTCGCGCGAGAAGGTGCCGCAGCGGGTCCGGCACCTGCTCAACGTGGAGTCCGGCCTCAACGACGGGCTGGCGCTACCCGTGGTCCTGGTGCTGCTCGCGCTGGCCGCGAACGAGTCGCCGCACCCGGCGGCTCTGGCCGGCGAACTGGCCCTGGGCATCGCCGTCGGGGTCGGCCTCTCCTACCTGGCGATCGTGGTGCAGCGCCTGCCGCTCTTGAGCGCCACGGCGCGCTACGGACCGCTGGGCGCGTTCGCCATCGGGCTGGCGGTGCTGGGGCTGTGCTCCCTGACCCACGCCAACATGTTCCTCGGCGCGTTCACCGCCGGGGTCACGATCGCCACCGCCAGCGAGGAGACCAAGGCCGCCTTCGACCACTTCGGCGAGCTGGTCGCGGAGCTGCTGAAGCTTGCGGCGCTGCTGGTCTTCGGCGCGGTGATGTCGCCGGCCTTCCTCGCCGACATCCCGCTCAGCGGCTGGGTCTTCGCCGTGCTCGTGCTCGTCCTGGCCCGGCCGGTCGCCCTGCTCACGGCCCTGGTGGGCAGCGATCTGGGACGGGACGAACGGCTGGCGGTCGCCTGGTTCGGGCCCAAGGGGTTCGCCTCGGTGGTCTACGGCCTGCTGGTGCTGCACTCCGGCCTGGCGGCCAGCAACGAGGTGTTCCACCTCGTCGCGCTGGCCATCGCCATCTCCATCCTCGCCCACTCCTCCAC
This sequence is a window from Spinactinospora alkalitolerans. Protein-coding genes within it:
- a CDS encoding cation:proton antiporter is translated as MAVVLAFAVVLFAAVLVSEIAHRTVLSTAVLFLVAGFVLGDGVLGFIPLSQGTETVRQLAEFALFAVLFTDGMRLNFKQLRTQWRLPGRALGIGMPITFALIALLAHYLVGLNWLEAFLIAAVLSPTDPVFAAALVSREKVPQRVRHLLNVESGLNDGLALPVVLVLLALAANESPHPAALAGELALGIAVGVGLSYLAIVVQRLPLLSATARYGPLGAFAIGLAVLGLCSLTHANMFLGAFTAGVTIATASEETKAAFDHFGELVAELLKLAALLVFGAVMSPAFLADIPLSGWVFAVLVLVLARPVALLTALVGSDLGRDERLAVAWFGPKGFASVVYGLLVLHSGLAASNEVFHLVALAIAISILAHSSTDILIVRRFESAAGSGGSGGSAAGAGGGSSAADPSRPDAFGRDGEQR